The Oncorhynchus tshawytscha isolate Ot180627B linkage group LG16, Otsh_v2.0, whole genome shotgun sequence nucleotide sequence cccacagggtaccagtacgaatgaaaatgtatgcacacactactgtaagtcactctggataagagcgtcttctAAATGACGTAAATGCAAAAGAGCTCTGCGCAGTAATCTGTCTACACTAAAAAGGGGCTAATGGACCACTTTTTCCCCTCCACAAACACCAGTCTACTAATGTTTACTATTAGATTAACTTCCTCAGTAAGTGACAAACTCTCTCAGAATCACTTTCAAGCTGTTGTGATGAATGTAAATCTATAGACTCTACATATCGTTCTGCAATCCACCGCcgctagggtggcaggtagcctgcgcttagagcattgggccagtaaccgaaaggttgctagttcaaatcccGAGACAACATGGTGAAAAATGTTATGatctgcctttgagcaaggcacttaaccctaattgcttcgccgttgataatggctgaacctggctgtgaccccactctccacGGGTCTCTCAGCCGGAGTTGAGAtaagcaacaaacaaaaaaaatctaattcaCACATGCGTATTAACACatacttgtacatgtgtgaaataggacaaatataagcaccacCAATTTATTATTCATTATCATAGCTAATGTGGCAGCATTGAAACAGTGGAGACCGATTTGCATAATAAGATCTTTTAGCACAAGCTCTGAAAGGCAGGAGGATAGTTTGGCAGTGTAGTTCCAGGCAGGAGAATGGATACGGATGGTTTGTCTCTCTACATTCTATGGGTACGGATGGTTTGTCTCTCTACATTCTATGGGTACGGATGGTTTGTCTCTCTACATTCTATGGAAGAACAGCAGCAAGTAGAAGCTCCATCCCGTTCCCTTTTGGCCCTATGCCAGGATAAGCTAAAGGAACAGAAAGCTAAGAAGATAACCCGGGTGTAGGAATGTTCTGTAGTTTCAGCGTTCAACAATACATTGTACCCTTGCAAAACAACTGACAAGTTGACTGAGATGGTAACAAGCCATCAGGGACGGTAACAAGCTGTCTGAAGCAGAAACAGATTGACACCCAGGCTGACAAATGGAAAAGGGGGAGCTCTGAATTAGAGAAGGCGTGTCCACTTATTGTTTCTTTGATTACAAATAGATTCTCCATTTTTGACTTTTTCAGATTTTCTGTGATTTAACTCGATCAGCCCAGGCACAGCTCTGGCTTGTATTAGCTGGTTTACAGTTAGATTCTTCCagtcctcttctcccctcccaacACCCATAAGTTTAGGTTGAACTTTACAGTCAACATTTATAAAATACTATTGGAGGTTTGGCTTTCCATATACTCAAGTTCATCTAATAATCATGAGGAAAAAAACAGATTTGTACAGTCTGCATTACAATGTCCAGCTTTATAAGGCAATGTTTACGTAGCTTCAGTAGAAAAAAATAAGGTAATTCTGGCAGCCAGATATTCCCAGGTTTAAACCTGGGTTTCAATGACCAAGATACTGTTAATCAGAGAAGCATCCATGTCATGAAAACATTCACTTTAGCTAGTCTTTCACTACATTTGAGGAGAGTCAACTTAACCATTTTAAATATTCAGAATATTCCATTTGGCATATTGGGACCTATGTGAGACCCGGGTGTCATGGTATTGTTATTGTGCGTTTTAAAGAACAAATGACGGAGGCTTTTTGCCTTGTTTGGACTCTAGCACTGGGGGAAACAGTCATGTCTGCTCACTAAATGGTCTCTGAAAATAAAGAGATTTCATGTGCAAATCTAACATTACACAGGCCTAGCTCTCCCACACAGGCAGTATCTCTTTTCTCAAATGCATTCCTCTAGTTTTCTATCAGCCTCTCTTTCTCATGATACAGCCTCTCACGCTCTCTGGCCGTCTGCCCTCCTCTCTTAACCTGTGTCCAGACGACAGTGACGTCCGACAGCAGCAGGGAACACTTCCTGTAATGCACCACTCCTCCTTTGGCAGGAAAAAGGGGGGATGAAAGAAAAGGAAAAGAGGATTTGGTTCCTTTAGTGACGTGCAAACACAAGCATTGTCTTTGGAGGCTGGGACAGGGGAACAGTACGAACCCCCATCTCCTCCAGTGTCTACTCCTCTCCCCTGGGCTTATGTGGCATAGTCCACTTCACACCCTACAATGGTGGTGTTTTGGCAATGGATACTCAAAagtccctccacctcccccagatTGATAATGGTACAGGCCAGCTCTCTGGCTTCTCTCCCAGGGACTACAGCATTGACATGGTCTCAGGGGGGTGTGGAATGGGACCTCCTAAGGACTCCACTTTGTGGCCTCTCCTGTTGGGCCCCAGGGCTCCCCCTCTGGCTAGCACGATCACAGTATCTCCTGTGACACTGGTGAACTCGAAGGCAAAGGTTCCGTAGAAGAGCATGATGATGATGCAGAATACCCACTCAAAGATTGCCGATGCATGCTGCAGGACGAAGCTCTCCTGGATAAAGAACACGCCAGCTAGAGGCAAGAAGGTCAAGGAGCAGCTCTAACagagttacagacagacagacccacctaGAGGCAGGGAGGTCAAGGAGCACAActaacagacggacagacagaccgactGAAATGAGAAGAGGATGTCCAAGTCCCAAAACAAACCATAGCCTGGGCCCTATGCACTAGTGGAGAGCTGTAGGGAGTGGATTATCCTATATTGGACTGCAGCAGCAACATTCATATCCACCATCAACTCCCTATTTCTTACCCTCACTCCCCTGCCACCCCCCTCTATCCCCCCACTCTCTAGCTCCTCCACCCCCCACTCTCCAGCTCCTCCACCCCCATCCTTCGCTTCTCTCCCACATTTCAACACCCCCTCcatcttccctctgttctctctggttGTGATAAGTCGTATGAGCCTTGACTTATCGCCTCATAACatcctctcctgtttctgtagcgtgaagCAGCATGATGTACCAGTACCCCTCCCCCCGGATAGGAcgctagtctatcgcagggccttgGTTGTGAAGATAACACAGATCTTATTGGGTCTTTTGCGATAAAGGATACTAAGCACCAGGGTGATGAAGGCCAGTAGTGTCATGCCCAGTCGTAGGTGAGCCATGCTGTATTCTCCCTGAGTCTTGGCCAGCCTGTAGGTTAGAGCCGACTGAAGACACACAAACAGCATACTGGTGGGGAACGCTACCCCTGCCCCCACATAGTGGAGGATCTTAGCATTGTCCACCTGGGAGGGAGCAAGCGAGAgggaagatagaaagagagagatccatTTATTAGCATAGGCTTGATTTTCATAGTCTCAATGGCATTGAACAAGGCACATACTGAATACACTGAAGACGTCACATTGAAACACATGATGGCATATGATGCTAGACAAAAGCCCCCTCTGTTCCAACCTCTAGTGCTGCTGTGGCTCAATTTGGCCAGAAGGGGGCAGCAGCAGTCAGTCATTGAAACTACTGAGTCAGGTAACTCAGTGACCCTGCTGTGTTGTCAATGGAGCCACCTGTTACTTTTATTCTTTCTTTAGACAGAAATAGAGACTGGGATAGAGGGGGCgggcgagcgagcgagaggcGGCGAGCGAGCGAGAGGCGGCGAGCGAGCGAGAGGCGGCGAGCGAGCGAGAGGCGGGGAGCGAGCGAGAGGCGGGGAGCCGATAggtcagtgagaaagagagagagagagagagagagaggtgagaaagaggCCAGTGGTACAGTAGAGAATAACGCCTCCTTGTCCCTCCTGAATTTGATCACGTTGCCAGGCTgaaacacacaatacacaaagGAGCAtgtgaccacacacacaggcctcagTGGCACCAGACAGTCCGATGGAACCTGATAACAGAACAGCACACACTCAAAGCAGCTTTAAAAAATGCAGGGTACTGACCAGACCAAGGGGACCGACAGAATAAATGTGTGTCAAGTCACCTTTATCAATTGGTAGTTCTCCCAGAACTACTACAATCCATATGAAAATGACAATAGTTAGGCTAGCTATTATTAACTAAGACGAGGGACTAATTTATCAGACCAAAGGCTTCGGCTACAGTAACCGCTTTCCGTTGCCCTCACTAACTCAGTATGAAATGACAGTAGGTTTTCTAGGCTCTTCCTTAGAGACCAAATTAATTACATTTCTCTCTATGGCTCTTTCTATAAAATCAAAGACAAAACAGCCAGAgatgacagctacagtatataatTACTGTTGACATAACACATAGTGTTACAGATAAAGACAGCTTGCAGTGCAGTaacacctctcatccctctcctcgtTAGCAGTGTCCATTAGGTAAATCCTATTGCTTCTGGTCCAACACGTTCCTATTTAGctgtcacacacagacaccagtaGAGTTGAGGAAAGGAAAGTACAGCCTTTCTGCAAGTCTTTCCAATGTAAACCCCTTCAGCTAGCCACAGTCTGCTCCTGGCTGTAGCCATATGTTTTAATGCTGCCCGCCCAGCCAACATCTGCAGGCAGTAAATGCTAGGATGTCATCTATCTACCTGTTGTAGGCAGGGTGAAGAAGCTGTGTAACACACTGACttttaagtcatttagcagacgctcttatccagagtgacttacaggagcaattagggttccTCAAGGGCACCGACAGATCTTCACCTAGGGATTCGaactagcgacctttcggttactggcccaacgctcttaaccgctaggccacCTGCCCTTAACCGCTAGGCCACCTGCCCTTAACCGCTAGGCCACCTgcccttaaccgctaggctacctgcccttaaccgctaggctacctgcccttaaccgctaggctacctgcccttaaccgctaggctacctgcccttaaccgctaggctacctgcccttaaccgctaggctacctgcccttaaccgctaggctacctgcccttaaccgctaggctacctgcccttaaccgctaggctacctgcccttaaccgctaggctacctgccggccaCACACATGCCCAAGCTAGGACAAAGTACAAAAGTAACTCTTGAAAGTGTTTACTGGTAAtatcctgtatttatcctgttgCTAATGTTGCTTCAGGTGAAAGGGACAAGCAGGTCAGAGGTCATGTAAGGAACGGAATAGAGTACGAGGATGATGCAGAGCGTAGAAAAAAAGAGGGGGTTTTAATAGTGAAATCAAAAAATAGGCTTAGAAAGAAGGTAGGAAGGATCATTCAGAACAGGGAGAATTGGAATGGTGAAATAGGTGTAAAGAGAGATGTCTGTGGCCCAGAGAACCTTCAGttgtctctaggagagagaagcagactgACTTCCAGTCATGCCTTTCACACCTCCCTCCACCCGCCTGCctcatcccttcatctctcctctcctgtgttctctctcccggTCAGCGTCCACAGAGGGAACACCCAAATAAGTGTACTATTCACATctacccctggtgtgtgtgtgtgtgtgtgtgtgtgtgtgtgtgtggccatctACTTCAGGTCCTCCTGTCTAAAAGGGTCTGAGTCAAAGAGCCCTGCCCTGCATAACACAACATGATGTCCTAAAAGTGTTATTATATAGCCTAGTACTTTTAGTGATTGTGTTGTTTCTGATGCTCTGTGAGGCTTTCATCTAAGTACTGTTTGTGCTACTGTTCCAGCTGCAAACACAGCCTACTTAATTTTCACTGCTTCAAATTGGTCTACTAATGTGAGTGTTAAATATGCTATGTCTATGTATTTATGTAGCTATACGTGTATAATATATATCTGTATTTGCATTGTTTTGTGGAgcaatttttttaaattcattaaGTTTTATGTCATCCAACACTACTGCAGTGGGGACTGGCTCTGATTGGTGATTGAATACAGAAAGTTCCAGAGACTGGCTCTGATTGGGTACAGATGGGATCTGTGACACGTGTGCACAGTCTGCTCCTGGCTGTAACAAACACACATGCGTGCCGTGATGACTCACTTAAACCCCCCCCTCCCCGTAAAATCTCCCTCCAGTTTTTCACAACGCTCTGCTGGCAGACAGGCCCCAGAGGataggagggagaaagggaagggagggaagtgAGTCACTGATGCTACTCCCTGTTCttaccacagatagaacaatgagacagatactTCACTGGATGTAGAAATATGAAGCATCCACTTGGCATTTTCACTCATTaacaaatatggtagtgagaggaagcccactggCAGGCAGTGAGAGAAGATGGAACTAGATGGATTTTGGCCTCCATTCtgtaaacatttgatctcaatagagttttctgttcccaaaactagaatgtTATGAACAGAGTAGACTACGTTTTGTAGACTTTAGCCATTGCcaatgttttaaaaaattgtgCGAAGTccaattgagttattgcacacggtcatgtcacagagtaggcgttccctaacggaaatatacAGATATACGCTAGAACAGGCCAATAGGATCTTGCTAGctcatgcttggctctgcccactatGACATCTGTTCCCATAGGAAACGACAGGCTGAGGTGTTTCTTGCTTTAGTGATAAAAATCTTTGCTCTTACTTtcgctttgacacacacacacacacacacacacacacacacacacacacacacacacacacacacacacacacacactaaaggcgTACGCATGCTTCCCATCTGAAACAGTGATATTATCGTTTCGGTCTTCTGCAAAGGTTTTTTCGGCAGTTTACGCACACCAAAAAAATCTTCCTGAAGCAAGCCGAACTTCAGTCCCCGAAGTCTATGTCCTTTCtttggtgattggtcaacagtagggattcttcaatgaagtgtgtttgttgtcattcaacgagacaactcgttttcatgcacattgttttaatttaaaaaactgCACCAAATATCTTAGATTTAAAATTGTTCGACTAAGATCTctacaaaaaatgtaaaaatgaatgACAACTCAAGAAATCtcagattaattctgactattttgagttAGTGTAAACTGGCTAtggcgtctcaaaatggacaaacagtactattgccgctattttcttgtttttcaagcaaAGATCTTCTAAGGGAGTATGCGGGCACACTAGTTTGGTTTGCCTAGCCATAGGCGCCAGCCGAACCGAAGCATGCTGATGCCTT carries:
- the LOC112235924 gene encoding transmembrane protein 150A isoform X1; its protein translation is MSLWFILPVSLPSLTITGIWVVYVMALYNQHVCPVDNWLYNQSCDKELYLQSGPTLCCTLDNVPLISKCGTLPPESCFFSLICSAGSFMVMAIVFLRYAHVIEKYQNCVLNTAGLSTGWICAAGLIMIGNFQVDNAKILHYVGAGVAFPTSMLFVCLQSALTYRLAKTQGEYSMAHLRLGMTLLAFITLVLTGVFFIQESFVLQHASAIFEWVFCIIIMLFYGTFAFEFTSVTGDTVIVLARGGALGPNRRGHKVESLGGPIPHPPETMSML